The Balneolaceae bacterium genomic sequence GGTCGGGCAGTTCGAAGTGGGTGGTGTAGTCGGCGCAGACGGGCCTGACGGACAGCCCGGGGTATTCCCGGCGCAGCTCCCGGCTGACCTTCCGCAGGTAGTCGCTGGAAATGTCCACCGGCACGTAGGCCTGCAGGTCCGGCAGCCGGTCCAGCAGCAGGCGCGTCTTGCGGCTGCTGCCGCTGCCAAGCTCCACCAGCGCCGCGCGGGCGCCGATGCGCCGGGCCATATCACCGCCGTGATCTTCCAGGATAGACCATTCGGTGCGCGTCAGATAGTATTCCTCCAGGCGGGTAATGTGTTCGAAGAGCTCGGAGCCGCGTTCGTCGTAAAAATATTTACTGGGCAGTCGTTTTTGGGGGCGGCTGAGACCCTCGATTACTTCCCGGCGCATGGTTTGGCTGCCGGAGGCGATTTCCTGAGGCATGGGGGGCTGTTTGAATTGGGTGGTTCTGGGACATGCGGCGTCGCCGTCCGCAAAGCTACCGGTGTTCGGGGTTGGGATGGTCGAAACGGCAGCCCGCATCCCACTCCGAACGCTGGTTCCCGTGGGCGGGTATGCCCCCGGCCTCCTGCAGCATGTAGGCCATGTGCATCAGGTTCCAGGTCATAAAGGTGGTGTTGCGCTGGGTGAAATCGTTTTCGGGTCCCCCGGAATCCTCATCGCGGTAGGAGGGACCGGGGCCAGCCTCACCGATCCAGCCGCAGTCGGCCTGGGGGGGGATCACATAGCCCAGGTGCTGAAGTCCGTAGAGTATGCTCATGGCGCAATGCTTGATACCGTCTTCGTTGCCCGTGATGATACAGCCCCCGGTGCGGCCGTAGTAGGCGTACTGCCCCTCATCGTTTAATTTGCCGGACCAGGAGTAGAGACGCTCGATCACCCGGTTGCAGACGGAGGATTTCTCGCCCAGCCAGATGGGGGAGCCGATGACCAGGATGTCCGCCTCCATCACCTTGCGCTGGATCTGGGGCCACTGGTCCGTCTCCTGCCCGTGCTCGGTCATGTCGGGGTAGACGCCGGGTGCGAGATCGTAGTCCATGGCCCGCAGCACCTCGGTGTCCACGTCGTTTTCCTCCATAATGGAACGGGACACCTCGATGAGGCCGTCGGTGTGTGAGAGGCGGGGCGACGGTTTCAGCGTGCAGTTGATATAGAGGGCGCTGAGGCCGGAAAAGTCCCACCGGCTTTCGCTGCAAAGTTCCTGCTGCTGTTGGGATAGCGTCATGTTGAATCCGTTTTTTTAAGGGTTATACAGGTCTCTTGTGTCAGGATCGCTTAGTATTTATAGCCCCCGACCTCCTCTTCGCCGGGCTCCACACCCAGGCCAAGGACCAGCCGGTTGACAAAGTTGAAATAGCCTGTCACCAACACGGCGTCCAGGACGGCCCGTTCCGAGAGGCCCAGGTCGGTGAGGGAGCTAATGTCAGGATCTTTTTTAATGCCGTCGGGCCGGAGCGTCAGCTTGCGGGCCAGGCGGCAGAGTTGCCGGTCGGCCGGTTCCAGGTCGAGGCTTTCGAAATCGCGGGCCAGGGCCTGCACCCGCCGCTCGTCTTTCCAGTAGTGGTTCAGCGCCTCCGAGTGGTGCTGGACGCAGTAGGGGCAGTTGTTG encodes the following:
- a CDS encoding peroxidase-related enzyme (This protein belongs to a clade of uncharacterized proteins related to peroxidases such as the alkylhydroperoxidase AhpD.) → MPYISIIEPEEAEGRLKEIYEELREKRGKLAHVHKIQSLNPESIVTHMEFYLSVMFGRSPLSRAQREMLGVVVSSSNNCPYCVQHHSEALNHYWKDERRVQALARDFESLDLEPADRQLCRLARKLTLRPDGIKKDPDISSLTDLGLSERAVLDAVLVTGYFNFVNRLVLGLGVEPGEEEVGGYKY
- a CDS encoding flavodoxin family protein, with product MTLSQQQQELCSESRWDFSGLSALYINCTLKPSPRLSHTDGLIEVSRSIMEENDVDTEVLRAMDYDLAPGVYPDMTEHGQETDQWPQIQRKVMEADILVIGSPIWLGEKSSVCNRVIERLYSWSGKLNDEGQYAYYGRTGGCIITGNEDGIKHCAMSILYGLQHLGYVIPPQADCGWIGEAGPGPSYRDEDSGGPENDFTQRNTTFMTWNLMHMAYMLQEAGGIPAHGNQRSEWDAGCRFDHPNPEHR